One region of Salinirubrum litoreum genomic DNA includes:
- the pyk gene encoding pyruvate kinase — MRNAKIVCTLGPASDDRGTIRDLADAGMSVARLNASHGTTEDRAEVIDRIRSVDETTEAPLAAMVDLKGPEVRTAPLDEPIRLETGSEVRFPVGGEATPESVGLSHSIAAAEPGATILLDDGRIEATVLSVDGDAVVAHIESGGKLGGRKGVNVPGVELDVDLITEQDEKDIALAAEKEADFVAASFIRDASDIYAIADALESHGADIPVIAKIERAGAVENLDEIIDAAYGVMVARGDLGVECPLEDVPMIQKRIIRKGQQAGVPVITATEMLDSMIHARRPTRAEASDVANAVLDGTDAVMLSGETAVGDHPVRVVATMDRIVREVESSEEYAESQEQRVPTAEDASRTEALARSARYLARDIGASAVVAASESGYTARKTAKFRPGVPVVATTPNDRVRRQLALSWGVNAQLAEYTEGVDSIIDDAVDAALRSGAADSGDTVVVLSGMMTELEGTNTTNMLKVHVAAEAVGTGRKVVGGRVTGPVARAPDGDLSDLPDGAILALAADFEGEFTGDVSKIAGIVDARPGMTGYPALVAREMDIPMVSGAPLPDRLADGETITLHAERGVVYEGDVIRRDDRR, encoded by the coding sequence ATGAGAAACGCGAAGATCGTCTGCACGCTCGGGCCGGCCTCCGACGACCGGGGGACGATTCGGGACCTCGCAGACGCAGGGATGTCGGTCGCTCGGCTCAACGCGAGCCACGGGACGACGGAGGATCGCGCCGAGGTGATCGACCGGATTCGGTCGGTCGACGAGACCACCGAGGCACCGCTGGCGGCGATGGTCGATCTGAAAGGCCCGGAGGTTCGCACCGCACCGCTGGACGAGCCGATTCGACTGGAGACCGGGTCGGAAGTACGGTTCCCGGTCGGCGGCGAGGCGACACCCGAGTCGGTGGGGTTGTCACACAGCATCGCGGCGGCGGAACCCGGCGCGACGATTCTGCTGGACGACGGGCGCATCGAGGCGACCGTCCTGTCGGTCGACGGCGACGCGGTCGTCGCACACATCGAGTCCGGCGGGAAACTCGGCGGCCGGAAGGGGGTCAACGTCCCCGGCGTCGAACTCGACGTGGACCTCATCACCGAACAGGACGAGAAGGACATCGCGCTGGCCGCCGAGAAGGAGGCCGACTTCGTGGCGGCGTCGTTCATCCGGGACGCCTCGGACATCTACGCCATCGCGGACGCACTGGAGTCGCACGGCGCGGACATCCCGGTCATCGCCAAGATCGAACGCGCCGGCGCGGTCGAGAATCTCGACGAGATCATCGACGCGGCCTACGGCGTGATGGTCGCGCGCGGCGACCTCGGGGTGGAGTGTCCGCTGGAGGACGTGCCGATGATCCAGAAGCGGATCATCCGGAAGGGCCAGCAGGCCGGCGTCCCGGTCATCACCGCGACCGAGATGCTGGACTCGATGATCCACGCCCGGCGGCCGACGCGCGCGGAGGCGTCCGACGTGGCGAACGCGGTGCTGGACGGGACCGACGCCGTGATGCTGTCGGGCGAGACGGCGGTCGGCGACCACCCGGTTCGGGTGGTCGCCACGATGGATCGGATCGTCCGCGAGGTGGAGTCGAGCGAGGAGTACGCCGAGAGCCAGGAACAGCGCGTGCCTACGGCCGAGGACGCGTCCCGGACCGAGGCACTCGCCCGGTCGGCGCGGTACCTCGCGCGCGACATCGGCGCGTCGGCGGTCGTGGCCGCCTCCGAGTCCGGCTACACCGCCCGGAAGACCGCGAAGTTCCGCCCGGGCGTGCCGGTCGTGGCGACGACGCCGAACGACCGCGTCCGTCGCCAACTCGCGCTCTCGTGGGGCGTGAACGCGCAACTGGCGGAGTACACCGAGGGCGTCGACTCGATCATCGACGACGCCGTGGACGCGGCGCTGCGGTCCGGCGCGGCCGACAGCGGCGACACGGTGGTCGTGCTCTCGGGGATGATGACCGAACTGGAGGGGACGAACACGACGAACATGCTGAAGGTCCACGTCGCGGCCGAGGCGGTCGGCACCGGCCGGAAGGTCGTCGGCGGTCGCGTCACCGGTCCGGTGGCACGCGCGCCGGACGGCGACCTCTCGGACCTGCCGGACGGCGCGATTCTCGCGCTCGCGGCGGACTTCGAGGGCGAGTTCACCGGCGACGTGTCGAAGATCGCCGGCATCGTCGACGCCCGACCGGGGATGACCGGCTACCCGGCGCTGGTGGCCCGCGAGATGGACATCCCGATGGTCTCGGGTGCACCGCTGCCGGACCGACTGGCAGACGGCGAGACGATCACCCTGCACGCCGAACGCGGCGTGGTCTACGAGGGTGACGTGATCCGGCGCGACGACCGGCGATAA
- the speB gene encoding agmatinase, producing MSLPGATADRDAADYVVVGAPLDSTTTFQPGTRFGPERVRRFAETYDDYDHATEQFFSDLFVHDAGDVRPWDDTAAYLDHLTGELRAAVLDDAVPLLVGGEHTVTKAGVEAADPDTLVVLDAHLDLRDEYDGNPLNHACVTRRALDTADRAVILGARTGSPEEWRRAARDDVTVVAPEAVADWLADPPDFTEESVYLSVDIDGADPGFAPGTGTMEPFGLTPREMRGVVRHVAPHCVAFDTVEVNDRDDGQAAALAGKLLREFVYRHAEARND from the coding sequence ATGTCGCTGCCGGGGGCCACCGCCGACCGCGACGCCGCCGACTACGTCGTCGTCGGCGCACCCCTCGACAGCACGACGACGTTCCAGCCCGGCACGCGCTTCGGCCCGGAGCGCGTCCGCCGGTTCGCCGAGACCTACGACGACTACGATCACGCGACCGAACAGTTCTTCTCCGATCTCTTCGTCCACGACGCGGGTGACGTGCGCCCGTGGGACGACACCGCCGCGTACCTCGACCACCTGACCGGCGAACTCCGCGCGGCCGTCCTCGACGACGCGGTCCCCCTCCTCGTCGGCGGGGAACACACCGTCACGAAGGCCGGCGTCGAGGCGGCCGATCCGGACACGCTGGTCGTCCTCGACGCACACCTCGACTTACGCGACGAGTACGACGGCAACCCCCTGAACCACGCCTGCGTGACGCGTCGCGCCCTCGACACGGCCGACCGCGCCGTGATCCTCGGCGCGCGCACCGGGTCGCCAGAGGAGTGGCGTCGGGCAGCGCGCGACGACGTGACCGTGGTCGCCCCCGAGGCGGTCGCCGACTGGCTGGCCGACCCACCCGACTTCACGGAGGAGTCGGTCTACCTGAGTGTCGACATCGACGGCGCAGACCCCGGCTTCGCGCCCGGCACCGGGACGATGGAGCCCTTCGGTCTGACGCCCCGCGAGATGCGCGGGGTGGTTCGACACGTCGCACCCCACTGCGTCGCCTTCGACACCGTGGAGGTGAACGACCGGGACGACGGGCAGGCGGCCGCACTCGCCGGGAAACTCCTGCGGGAGTTCGTCTACCGGCACGCCGAGGCCCGCAACGACTGA
- a CDS encoding translation initiation factor IF-5A, with amino-acid sequence MAREQKQVRELQEGSYVMMEESPCKINHYSTAKPGKHGSAKARIEGKGVFDSKKRSLSQPVDAKVWVPIIERKGGQVVSVSGDDAQVMDLETYETFTMRIPEGEDFSPDDEIEYLEYEGQRKVV; translated from the coding sequence ATGGCAAGAGAGCAGAAGCAGGTCCGCGAACTGCAAGAGGGGAGCTACGTGATGATGGAAGAGTCCCCGTGCAAGATCAACCACTACAGCACCGCCAAGCCCGGCAAACACGGCAGCGCGAAGGCCCGCATCGAGGGCAAGGGCGTCTTCGACAGCAAGAAGCGGTCGCTCTCCCAGCCGGTCGACGCGAAGGTCTGGGTCCCGATCATCGAGCGCAAGGGCGGCCAGGTCGTCTCCGTCTCCGGTGACGACGCGCAGGTCATGGACCTCGAGACCTACGAGACGTTCACGATGCGCATCCCCGAGGGCGAGGACTTCTCGCCCGACGACGAGATCGAGTACCTCGAGTACGAAGGCCAGCGGAAGGTCGTCTGA